A genomic window from Phoenix dactylifera cultivar Barhee BC4 chromosome 7, palm_55x_up_171113_PBpolish2nd_filt_p, whole genome shotgun sequence includes:
- the LOC103707065 gene encoding WRKY transcription factor WRKY51-like isoform X2, producing the protein MAVDLTGSAKIDDKIAIQEAASAGLGSLEHLAFQLSDQKSPTDCKEIADQTVSKFKKFISILNRTGHARFRRGPPSTAQALTLAPAPPQSKQPPPPLPAPQALSLDFNKTNPTQRTGVAAVQFSKESFIISSFLSSITGDGSVSNGKQGSSLLPPVGPAASAVKPLLLSSHKKCHGHAHSEVATGKYAASGVRCHCSKSRKSRVKRTIRVPAISSRMADIPPDEYSWRKYGQKPIKGCPYPRGYYKCSSVRGCPARKHVERAPDDPSMLIVTYEGEHQHTQNPVPPSDKLMGESS; encoded by the exons ATGGCCGTTGATCTTACGGGTTCCGCAAAGATAGACGACAAGATCGCGATCCAGGAGGCGGCCTCTGCGGGACTCGGGAGCTTGGAGCACCTGGCCTTCCAGCTCTCTGACCAGAAATCGCCGACCGACTGCAAGGAGATCGCCGATCAGACGGTCTCCAAGTTCAAGAAGTTCATCTCGATCCTCAACCGTACCGGCCACGCCCGCTTTCGCAGGGGGCCGCCTTCCACCGCGCAGGCCCTGACCCTGGCCCCGGCGCCGCCGCAGTCGAAGCAGCCCCCGCCGCCTCTGCCGGCGCCCCAGGCCCTAAGCCTGGACTTCAACAAGACTAACCCGACCCAGCGCACCGGGGTCGCCGCCGTCCAATTCTCCAAGGAGAGCTTCATCATCTCCTCATTCCTCTCGTCGATCACCGGCGACGGAAGCGTCTCCAACGGCAAGCAGGGTTCGTCCCTCCTCCCTCCTGTCGGCCCCGCCGCCTCCGCCGTCAAGCCGCTGCTCTTGTCCTCCCACAAGAAGTGCCACGGCCATGCGCACTCCGAGGTAGCCACCGGAAAGTACGCTGCCTCCGGCGTTCGCTGCCACTGCTCCAAGAGTAG GAAATCTCGGGTAAAGAGGACGATACGAGTGCCAGCGATAAGCTCGAGGATGGCCGATATCCCACCGGACGAATACTCGTGGCGGAAGTACGGACAGAAGCCGATCAAGGGCTGTCCATACCCCAG GGGATATTACAAGTGCAGCAGCGTCAGGGGGTGTCCGGCGAGGAAGCACGTGGAGAGGGCGCCGGACGACCCTTCGATGCTGATCGTAACATACGAGGGAGAGCACCAGCACACCCAGAACCCTGTCCCGCCGTCCGATAAACTCATGGGGGAGTCTTCTTGA
- the LOC103707065 gene encoding WRKY transcription factor WRKY51-like isoform X1 yields the protein MAVDLTGSAKIDDKIAIQEAASAGLGSLEHLAFQLSDQKSPTDCKEIADQTVSKFKKFISILNRTGHARFRRGPPSTAQALTLAPAPPQSKQPPPPLPAPQALSLDFNKTNPTQRTGVAAVQFSKESFIISSFLSSITGDGSVSNGKQGSSLLPPVGPAASAVKPLLLSSHKKCHGHAHSEVATGKYAASGVRCHCSKSSGNRKSRVKRTIRVPAISSRMADIPPDEYSWRKYGQKPIKGCPYPRGYYKCSSVRGCPARKHVERAPDDPSMLIVTYEGEHQHTQNPVPPSDKLMGESS from the exons ATGGCCGTTGATCTTACGGGTTCCGCAAAGATAGACGACAAGATCGCGATCCAGGAGGCGGCCTCTGCGGGACTCGGGAGCTTGGAGCACCTGGCCTTCCAGCTCTCTGACCAGAAATCGCCGACCGACTGCAAGGAGATCGCCGATCAGACGGTCTCCAAGTTCAAGAAGTTCATCTCGATCCTCAACCGTACCGGCCACGCCCGCTTTCGCAGGGGGCCGCCTTCCACCGCGCAGGCCCTGACCCTGGCCCCGGCGCCGCCGCAGTCGAAGCAGCCCCCGCCGCCTCTGCCGGCGCCCCAGGCCCTAAGCCTGGACTTCAACAAGACTAACCCGACCCAGCGCACCGGGGTCGCCGCCGTCCAATTCTCCAAGGAGAGCTTCATCATCTCCTCATTCCTCTCGTCGATCACCGGCGACGGAAGCGTCTCCAACGGCAAGCAGGGTTCGTCCCTCCTCCCTCCTGTCGGCCCCGCCGCCTCCGCCGTCAAGCCGCTGCTCTTGTCCTCCCACAAGAAGTGCCACGGCCATGCGCACTCCGAGGTAGCCACCGGAAAGTACGCTGCCTCCGGCGTTCGCTGCCACTGCTCCAAGAGTAG CGGTAACAGGAAATCTCGGGTAAAGAGGACGATACGAGTGCCAGCGATAAGCTCGAGGATGGCCGATATCCCACCGGACGAATACTCGTGGCGGAAGTACGGACAGAAGCCGATCAAGGGCTGTCCATACCCCAG GGGATATTACAAGTGCAGCAGCGTCAGGGGGTGTCCGGCGAGGAAGCACGTGGAGAGGGCGCCGGACGACCCTTCGATGCTGATCGTAACATACGAGGGAGAGCACCAGCACACCCAGAACCCTGTCCCGCCGTCCGATAAACTCATGGGGGAGTCTTCTTGA